The proteins below are encoded in one region of Legionella antarctica:
- a CDS encoding ParA family protein — translation MTKVIVNATHKGGEGKTTNSIVLAEYLALIANKRVLSIDLDPQANFSGRYLQMTYDPAYQGGKIPPLHPDYEPDVDHDWDGRSGIANIFYGQEVIPYPTNIENLEIAPAHSIKLQEAEAVTKSEVKDKVHLQLKKFIEQPEVQASYDVIIIDTPPSKGPLTISAIKAATHLVIPAQMEQFSIEGIYGMLQLWKQETYSRNKDNPIELVGILPNQMRNINIHKSFLNDLKNKEFISNYVIPHEIKKRAIYTEILADNAHPKSIFELPLKSIERSEYENACKYITDKVFKHG, via the coding sequence ATGACTAAAGTAATTGTAAATGCAACTCATAAAGGCGGGGAAGGAAAAACAACAAATTCTATTGTATTAGCTGAATATCTTGCATTGATTGCTAATAAAAGAGTTTTATCGATAGATTTGGATCCACAAGCTAATTTTTCTGGACGTTATTTACAAATGACTTATGATCCAGCTTATCAAGGAGGCAAGATACCCCCTTTACACCCAGATTATGAACCAGATGTTGATCATGACTGGGATGGGCGTAGCGGCATAGCTAATATTTTTTATGGTCAAGAAGTTATTCCTTACCCTACAAATATTGAAAACCTTGAAATAGCCCCTGCCCACTCAATAAAATTACAAGAGGCTGAAGCAGTTACCAAATCTGAGGTTAAAGATAAAGTTCATCTCCAATTAAAAAAATTTATAGAACAGCCAGAAGTGCAGGCTAGTTATGATGTCATCATCATTGATACACCACCATCAAAGGGACCACTGACTATTTCGGCTATAAAAGCAGCGACGCATTTAGTAATTCCTGCGCAAATGGAGCAATTCTCTATAGAAGGGATTTACGGAATGTTACAACTCTGGAAACAAGAGACTTACTCTAGAAATAAAGATAACCCTATTGAATTAGTTGGTATTTTACCTAACCAAATGAGAAATATTAATATTCATAAAAGTTTTCTTAACGACTTAAAGAATAAAGAGTTTATATCAAATTACGTTATACCTCATGAAATAAAAAAACGCGCTATTTACACAGAGATTTTAGCTGATAACGCGCATCCCAAAAGTATATTTGAATTGCCACTCAAAAGCATTGAGCGTTCAGA